Part of the Caldisericota bacterium genome is shown below.
TAAGGACTAGCGGGAACTTTTTGGTCAATTCTTTGAAAATTGATTAATAATATAGATTAGAGGCATTATTTACAAAAAAGAGGTATTATAAAATAGCACCTCTTTTTACTTTATCCAATAAATGTGAGATATACGTATTTAAGTTTTTTTGTTTAGTTCTTCATACCTTTCGACAAACTTTTCTGTGGTTTTTTCCATTTCAATGACGTTATTTATTGCGCTGCGAAGAAATAGTAGCCCGCCATTAGTTATTATGTATATTTTTCTGGCAGGGCCACTTTCTTGTGTGTTCCAATCTGTTTTTACAAACCCTTCTGCTTCAAGTTGTGATAATATTCTATAAAGGTTACCCATCTGTCCGATTCCTGATATCACAATGCCAAAATCTTTCAATTTTGTTGATAATTCATAACCGTAAGATGGTTTTTCTGCTATTAGCAGCAGTAGATAGAGTTCTAGCCAATGCCTTCTTAACCCGCAAAATCTTTTTTTAAATCCAGGCAATTGAGGTGCCTCCTTTATTTTGTTTTCTAACGGTGTGAGCTTCCGGGAGTATCCAGTATGGTAGCAGCACCCTCAACAACTCTCTTTATATTTTCTTCTGCGGAGCCTTCTTCTGCAAGATAAACTTTAATACCAGCTTGGTTTAAAGCAGTAAATGCATTCGGGCCGACGCTATTTGATATTAATGCATCTACTTTTTCATTTGCAAGGGTTTCTACCGTTTTTGGGCCTGCTCCATGTGCTTGTAATACCACGTTTTCGAAAAATTTTGTCTCTTTGCTTTCTGTATCGTATATAGCAAAAAAGGCAGTCCTTGCAAAGCGAGCATCAACTTCTGAACTCAATGTTTTTTCTTTAATCGGGATGGCTATTTTCATATTTTCCTCCTTTTTAATGCTTATGAAACTTCTTATCTGGCTCGTAATTAATGTTTTGTAAAGAGCCGCTGATAAATGCGTCTATGATTTCTTTCAGGGTTCCCTGTGCGCCGGTGATAGTTTTTATGCCAAAGTTTTTAAAAAATGTTTTTGCTCTTCCTCCCATTCCTCGTGCAATCAAAACTTCCCCGCCTTTTCTGTGTATATATTCTGGTATTTCTCCAGGATCGTGTTCTTCAAGCGGGTTTTTCTCAATTTCCACTTTTTTAATTTTATTTTCTTCAATTTCAACAAATGCAAAATACGGAGTGTGTCCAAAATGCTCTGAGATAATGGAATCAAGTCCGTTATTACTTAATACGGGAACTGCAATTTTCATAATTTATACCTCCTAAAGTATTTTTTAAGTTTTAAGAAAATATCTTTTATAGCTTTTCCTGCTTCCGAAGGTTCGTTTTCTACCACTGGCACGGTTTTTATTGCTTAATTTTTACTTCCCGTTCAACAATATCTCTCACTGGGGCCATAATTCTTGCAGATACCATATTCAAAGCCTTTAAATCCTCCAGAAAATCTTTTTCTGTAACATTGCAACATAATTTTCGTCCCTTTTGTCATATATATGTATTTTACATATATTATATAACTCTTTGTTCATCTGTCAATAATGAGCAAGAAGCGTTATAAATTTAAAAAATGAAATTTATTTAAGGAGGATGTATGATATATTATATGAACGAGCTAGCAAACTGGCTGTTGCATTTTTTATTTAACTTAACAGGGAGAGTTTCTTTTAATTTGATGGAATTTTGCTATTTGTTTGTTAAGCAACTACTCTAAATTTGGAAAACTCAAAAAATGTTTTATTATTAAAAGAAGGGGAGGTGTAATATGAAAAAAATCATTGTTTTAGTTTTAGCCATCGTACTGCTTGCAGGATTGTTTGTTGGGTGTAGCGGTGGAGGTGAAACACAACCAAAAACTTCTACCATAACTGTTTCTGTTTTCGACGAAGATGGTAATACACTCTCAGATGTTAGCTTAACGATGGGTGACTACTCAGGGGAAACAGGAGATAGCGGGAAATACATGTTTAATGATGTAGAATCTGCAAGTTATACGATTCGGGCATCAAAAGATGGACATGAAGATGAAAGTGAAGACATCGT
Proteins encoded:
- a CDS encoding PadR family transcriptional regulator, which encodes MPGFKKRFCGLRRHWLELYLLLLIAEKPSYGYELSTKLKDFGIVISGIGQMGNLYRILSQLEAEGFVKTDWNTQESGPARKIYIITNGGLLFLRSAINNVIEMEKTTEKFVERYEELNKKT
- a CDS encoding NifB/NifX family molybdenum-iron cluster-binding protein gives rise to the protein MKIAIPIKEKTLSSEVDARFARTAFFAIYDTESKETKFFENVVLQAHGAGPKTVETLANEKVDALISNSVGPNAFTALNQAGIKVYLAEEGSAEENIKRVVEGAATILDTPGSSHR
- a CDS encoding NifB/NifX family molybdenum-iron cluster-binding protein, which gives rise to MKIAVPVLSNNGLDSIISEHFGHTPYFAFVEIEENKIKKVEIEKNPLEEHDPGEIPEYIHRKGGEVLIARGMGGRAKTFFKNFGIKTITGAQGTLKEIIDAFISGSLQNINYEPDKKFHKH